In Rattus norvegicus strain BN/NHsdMcwi chromosome 1, GRCr8, whole genome shotgun sequence, a genomic segment contains:
- the Anks4b gene encoding ankyrin repeat and SAM domain-containing protein 4B isoform X1 → MSTRYHQAASDSYLELLKEATKRDLNLSDEDGMTPTLLAAYHGNLEALEIICSRGGDPDKCDIWGNTPLHYAASNGHTHCISFLVNFGANIFALDNDLKSPLDAAASREQKECVALLDKAATVQNTTNPKKVARLKEQALKNARRQMKECERLQEKHQNKMARTYSKEDSGTLSSSRSTFSRSSLSNTSVGGFGSLSKGIKDTFKLKSKKNKDTTEQMGMDGKNGQRPVMEVFREEEEDSLPKDFKEKLHFSAEEAGDVQHESILNRPGLGSIVFNRNRVLDLEEISASKRELEFKMPSELFQRQGAPGADEEEEEEEREANSTAGDLPWDEEEVEWEEDAIDATPLEVFLQSQHLEEFLPIFMREQIDLEALMLCSDEDLQNIHLQLGPRKKVLNAIDKRKQVLQHPGQLVDTSL, encoded by the exons ATGTCTACCCGCTATCACCAAGCAGCAAGTGACAGCTACCTGGAACTTCTGAAGGAGGCCACTAAGCGTGATCTAAATCTCTCAGATGAGGATGGCATGACACCCACTCTCCTGGCAGCCTACCACGGCAACCTTGAGGCCCTAGAAATAATCTGCAGTAGAGG TGGAGACCCTGATAAGTGTGACATCTGGGGGAACACTCCTCTACATTACGCAGCCTCCAATGGCCACACCCACTGCATCTCATTTCTAGTCAACTTTGGTGCCAATATCTTTGCCCTGGATAATGACTTGAAGTCTCCACTGGATGCTGCTGCTAGCAGGGAGCAGAAAGAATGTGTTGCTCTCCTGGATAAGGCTGCCACCGTGCAGAACACCACGAACCCCAAAAAGGTCGCCAGACTAAAGGAACAGGCTCTGAAGAATGCGAGGAGGCAGATGAAAGAGTGTGAACGACTTCAGGAGAAGCACCAAAACAAGATGGCGCGCACCTATAGCAAGGAGGATTCTGGGACACTTTCCTCTTCCCGTAGCACCTTCTCTAGGTCATCCCTTTCAAATACTTCTGTTGGTGGATTTGGATCACTGTCTAAAGGCATTAAAGATACCTTCAAGCTAAAATCTAAGAAGAACAAAGATACAACAGAGCAGATGGGGATGGATGGCAAAAATGGGCAGAGGCCAGTGATGGAAGTgttcagagaggaggaagaagactcACTTCCTAAGGACTTCAAAGAGAAGCTCCATTTCTCAGCAGAAGAAGCCGGTGATGTGCAACATGAGTCTATTCTCAACCGTCCAGGTCTAGGaagtattgtttttaatagaaacAGAGTACTGGATCTTGAGGAAATCTCAGCGAGCAAGAGGGAATTGGAGTTTAAAATGCCCAGTGAGTTGTTCCAAAGACAAGGAGCAccaggagctgatgaagaggaggaggaggaggagagagaggcaaaCAGCACTGCAGGTGATCTTCCTTGGGATGAAGAAGAAGTAGAATGGGAGGAAGATGCGATCGATGCCACTCCGTTGGAAGTGTTCTTGCAGTCTCAGCACCTGGAGGAATTCCTTCCCATTTTTATGAGAGAGCAGATTGATCTAGAGGCTCTGATGCTTTGCTCTGATGAGGACCTTCAGAATATCCACTTGCAACTGGGCCCCAGGAAGAAAGTCCTTAATGCCATAGACAAAAGGAAGCAGGTGCTCCAACACCCTGGGCAGCTGGTTGACACCAGCCTCTGA